One Aegilops tauschii subsp. strangulata cultivar AL8/78 chromosome 7, Aet v6.0, whole genome shotgun sequence genomic window carries:
- the LOC109738111 gene encoding putative cyclin-dependent kinase F-2, which produces MAISMLSATPPRGQAGTLWYMAPERLLGKPDYDELVDAWSLGCVMAELLAGEPLFRGHSATDQLLRIFRVLGGTCMASTPLAAAGQKLLTRRGGSRLRELFPEERLSRDGSEVLEGLLTWDPGERRSNAHGLLAPPTSRLQPHRMCARPPFYLITWECISGYFAV; this is translated from the exons ATGGCCATTTCCATGTTGAGCGCGACGCCGCCGCGCGGCCAGGCCGGCACGCTCTGGTACATGGCTCCCGAGAGACTCCTGGGGAAGCCGGACTACGACGAGCTCGTGGACGCCTGGTCGCTCGGCTGCGTCATGGCGGAGCTGCTCGCCGGCGAGCCATTGTTCCGTGGCCACAGCGCGACCGACCAGCTCCTGAGAATCTTCCGCGTGCTCGGCGGCACGTGTATGGCATCcacgccgctcgccgccgcggGGCAGAAGCTGCTGACCCGCCGAGGCGGCAGCCGGCTTCGTGAGCTGTTCCCCGAGGAGCGCCTGTCGCGCGACGGGTCCGAGGTTTTAGAGGGGCTCCTCACGTGGGACCCCGGCGAGC GGCGCTCCAATGCCCATGGTTTGCTGGCACCGCCGACGTCCCGGCTTCAGCCGCACAGGATGTGTGCTCGACCACCATTCTACCTCATCACTTGGGAGTGCATTTCC GGATATTTTGCTGTGTGA